The window TCCCGTACTCCTCTTTAGTATCCACAGGCCTCACACAGGTTTTGATGAACCCCTGTGCCCCCTCGGCAACGATTGCAAATTTCGCCCTGTATGTGCCCCTGTTAGTATCGACTTCGACATATTCGGGCATTTCCCTGCAACAAAGAGCTTTTTCCCCTGTATGGACTTCAATTCCGGTTTCCTTTGCTTTTTCAAGCAGGAGATTATCAAACATGTACCGGGAGACAATCACCGACAAACGGTGATCTTTATGCGCCTCGATCAACTGCCCTTTGAAAAAGACCCTTGCACCTGTGACTTCCCACTCAATAAACTCCTCGGGAAGTTCGAAATCAAGATAAGAGATAGCATGGTCCGAAAGTCCTCCTCCACAGGGTTTGTATCGGGGAAATTCCTCTTTATCAAGCAACAGTGTATTCAAACCGAGCTTTCCCGCCCTTCTTCCGGCCGAAGCCCCGGAAGGACCACCACCTACGATGATTACGTCATACATGAAAGAAACACCTTCAAAAAACACCTTCAAAAAATATCCTCAAAAAATATCCTCAAATAAATTCAAAATCACATATTAATTTGGAGAGGCACGTATTTAAAATATAGATTTGCAGGGAAAAAAGTTGCTTTTTACCCGGAAGAAGGAAATCAGGTTCAGTGTTTGAAAGTTTCGAAAGCATCCAGAACCTTTTGATAATCCACTTCAGTTCCGAAGCAACCGTCCCTTTCCATTGGAACACCGTAGGTCACGATTTTTTTACTTTTGATGGCACGCATAACCTTATTGAGCTCGTAATCACAGGCGATAAGGAGCACTCCGTCAGCTTTTTCCATCTGCAGGATGCGTTTGGCAAAAGAAGACCCTGTCAGGATAAAAAGCTTGTACCCGTATTTTTCCGAATCTTTTTTTAGCTGGGCAAACACGCATTTTCCACAGGACTTGCACTGGATGCCTTCCCTCGT is drawn from Methanosarcina lacustris Z-7289 and contains these coding sequences:
- a CDS encoding DUF116 domain-containing protein, with amino-acid sequence MYNLIGKVLFFTVIFSVFIASTALLVSRISLNRYVWLAGFFANVLDFFYMPLRHLFVKFSDSRILDKWMASLKNMAHKSAFVKTRKRIILAPHCMRALDCPAHSTREGIQCKSCGKCVFAQLKKDSEKYGYKLFILTGSSFAKRILQMEKADGVLLIACDYELNKVMRAIKSKKIVTYGVPMERDGCFGTEVDYQKVLDAFETFKH